In Gemmatimonadota bacterium, the sequence CGCCCGCCTCTTTGGCCAGGGGGCCCTCAGCGCCGTGATCGAGGTGCCGGTCCAGCCCGGCCCGCTGCGTGTCCGTGCGCACGGCGAACTGGGGCGGCTGGACCTGGCCCGTTTCAACCGGTTCCTGCTGCCGTCCAACGGCCTGGAGATCACCGGCGGCACGCTGCAGGCCGCGCGGTTCCGCTTCGTGGTGTCCGGCGGGCAGGCCAGCGGCGAGTTCGGTGCCGCGTGGGAGGGGCTCGAGCTCCGCCTGGTGGACCCGGTCACGGGCCGCCAGAACCTCGGCAAGAAGCTCAAGAGCATGGTGGCGGGACGCCTGGTGCGGTCCCGGCAGCCGCCGGACGAGACCGGCGCGCTCCGCACCGCGCCGATCGCCTACCACCTGCAGCCGGGCGACAGCTTCTGGGGGCTGCTGTGGCGCGCGGTCCGGTCCGGGATGGTGAAGTCCGTGAAGCCCTGAGCCCCCAATGCCGACGGGCGGCTCCCCGAGGGGAGCCGCCCGTCCGTGCCCACCTGCCGCCGGCCGGGGCCTACTCGACCGTGACGCTCTTGGCCAGGTTGCGCGGCTGGTCCACGTTGCAGCCGCGGCGGACGGCCACGTAGTAGCTGAAGAGCTGCAGCGGGATGATCGTCAGGATCGGCGTCAGCAGGTCGAGGGTGTCGGGGATGGTGAAGGTGGCCGCCGCCAGCCGCTTGATCTGATCGTCGCCCTCGTTCTTGATGGCGATCACCTGCCCGCCGCGGGCCCGGACCTCCTCCACGTTCGACACGATCTTGCCGTGCACCGCGTCCTTGGGCGCGATGAACACCACCGGCATGTTCTCGTCGATCAGCGCGATCGGCCCGTGCTTCATCTCCGCCGCCGGGTACCCCTCGGCGTGGATGTAGGAGATCTCCTTGAGCTTGAGGGCGCCCTCGAGCGCCACCGGGAAGTTCACCCCCCGGCCGAGATAGAGCGCGTTGTTGCTGCGCCAGAACCGCTCCGCCAGCGCCTCGACCTCCTCGTGCCGGTCGAGGATCTGCTGGATCTGCTCCGGCAGCGCCTTGAGCCCCTGGATGATCTGCCGGCCCTGCAGGATGCTCAGGTTCCTGAGCCGCCCGAACCGCAGCGTGATGAGCGCCAGCGCGATCACCTGGCTGGTAAACGCCTTGGTGCTCGCCACGCCCACCTCGGGGCCGGCGTGCAGGTAGATGCCGCCGTCCACCTCGCGCGCGATCGTGGACCCCACCGAGTTCACCAGGCCGATGGTCCGCGCCCCGCGGCGCTTGGCCTCGCGGATCGCGGCGAGGGTGTCGGCGGTCTCGCCCGACTGCGAGATGCCGATGACCAGGGTGCGGTCGTCGACCACCGGGTTCCGGTAGCGGAACTCGGAGGCGTACTCCACCTCGACCGGGATCCGCGCCAGCTCCTCCAGCATGTACTCGCCGATCAGCCCGGAGTGCCAGCTGGTGCCGCAGGCGGTGATGACGATCCGGTTGATCCGCTTGATGTCGTCGTCGGTGAGGTTGAGGCCGCTGACCCGCGCCGTCCCCTCCTCCTCGAGCAGGTGGCCGCGCATGGTGTTGCGCACGGTATCCGGCTGCTCGAAGATCTCCTTCAGCATGAAGTGGTTGTACCCGCCCCGCTCGATGGTGGCGAGGTCCCACTCGATCTGGTTGACCGGCTTCTCGATGCGGGTGGCCGCGAGGTCGCGGACGTGGTACCCCTCGCGGGTGAGCACGACCATCTCGCCGTCGTCCAGGTACACCACCGAACGGGTGTGCGAGAGGATGGCCGACGCGTCCGAGGCCACGAACCACTCGCCGTCGCCCACGCCCACCAGCAGCGGCGAGCCCTTCCGCGCCGCCACCAGCACGTCCGGCTCGTCCTGCGACAGCACCGCGATCCCGTAGGCGCCGTCCACCTCGCGCAGCGCCTCGGCCACCGCCTCCTCGAGGTTGCCCCGGTAGCACTCGCCCACCAGGTGGGCCAGCACCTCGGTGTCGGTCTCCGACTTGAACACGTGCCCGCGCTGCAGGAGCACCTGCTTGATGGCGCCGGCGTTCTCGATGATGCCGTTGTGGATCAGCGCGATCTTCCCCGACTGGTCCAGGTGGGGATGCGCGTTGGTGGCGGTGGGCGGGCCGTGGGTGGCCCAGCGGGTGTGGCCGATGCCGATGGTGCCCTTCGGGGTGTACTCCGCCAGCTGCTGCTCCAGCGCCGACAGCTTGCCCGACTGCTTGAGGACCACCAGGCCCGAGCCGTTCAGGACCGCGATGCCGGAGGAGTCATACCCACGGTACTCGAGGCGCCGCAGCCCCTCGATGAGGAGCGCCACCGCCTGCCTGGGGCCTACGTACCCGACGATGCCACACATGCCAGGCCGTCCTCAACTGGAAAAGAGTTCGCGACAGACGGACACCAGGGCCTGCGCGTCCGCGTCCGTCGGGGCCTCCGCGATGAACCGGACGATGGGCTCGGTTCCGGAGGGCCGCACATGCACCCAGCGGTCGGACCATGCAAGCCTCAGTCCGTCGCGGGAATCCGGCACCGCGTCCGAAAAGCGGGCCTTCAGGCGCGCGTAAACTGGCGCTAAGTCGTTGCCGCGTGGTGCTTTGGCCTTCACGATCCGGTACCGAGGCTGCCCTCCCACCAGGGAGGCCACCGACTGTCCCGTTGCCGCAAGCAGGTGCAGGATCAGTGCCACACCGACCGGAGCGTCCCGGCCGATGTGCAGCGAGGGCAGAATGACCCCCCCATTCCCCTCCCCACCGATCAGCGCCCCCTCGTCCCGGATGGTCCGGGCCACATTGGCCTCCCCCACGGGGGCCCGGACAAACCGGGCCCCCCCCATCCGTGCGGCGTCCTCGACCACCAGGCTGGTGCTGAGGTTGGCCACGACCGTCGGCTGGCCCGCCCGGCCGCCCGACGGCGCGGCGGAATGCGACAGCATGGCGCGGACGGCCAGCGCGAGGGTGTAATCCTCCCCGATGGGGGCCCCGGTCTCGTCCACCAGCGCCAGCCGGTCCACGTCCGGATCCACCGCCAGCCCGATCGCCGCGCCGCTCTCCCGTACCAGACGCGACAAATCGCCCAGATTCTCAGGGAGCGGCTCGGGCGGGCGCGGGAACCGGCCATCGACCTCGGTATGGATGGCGTGGACCCGGCAGCCGAGCTGCTCGAGCAGCGCGGGCATGGTGGTGCCGCCGGCGCCCCGGACGCAGTCGAGCGCCACCACGAAGTGCCGCGCCCGGATGGCCGCCACGTCGATCATGGGAAGCGCCAGCACCTGCGCGAGATGCCGGGCGATGGCCCCGGGATCCTCCCGGACGGCGCCGACCCCCTCCCACCCGGCTCGCGGCGGGCCCGCCTCCGCGAGGGCCCGGACCCGGGCGCCGTCCTCGCCATCGAGGAACACCCCGTCCGGCCCCACCAGCTTGAGGGCGTTCCACTCGATCGGGTTGTGGCTCGCGGTCAGGATCAGGCCGGCGCCGGCGTGGTGGTGTTCCACCGCCAGCTGGACGGTCGGCGTGGGCGCGATGCCGACGTCGATCACGTCCACGCCCACCGACATGAGCCCCGCGGTGGCGGCGCGCGCGAACATGGGCCCGCTGGTCCGGGCATCGCGGCCCAGGACCACGAGCGGCTTGCCGCTGGCCCGGGCCCACGCGCCGAGGGCGGCAGCGTGGCGGGCGACGAGCTCCGGGGTGAGGTCCTTGCCTACGATCCCCCGCATCCCGGAGACACTGATCATCAGGGTGTCAGACATGGCGGTAAGGTAGCGGCGGGGGCGGCGGGGGAGGAGGGAGCGGACCGTGGAACCGTCGGGCGCCACCCCCCGCCCCGCTAGCCGATCAGCGGGGCGGCGGCGGCGGGCGGAAACTCGAGCCGGAAGGCCGCCACCACCTCGGCGTCGAAATGGCTGCCGGCGTGCGAGTCGAGCTCGGCGAGCGCGGTCTCGGGCGACAGCGAGCTCCGGTAGGAGCGGTCGGTCGTCATCGCGTCGTACGCGTCGGCCACGGCCACGATGCGCGCCGCCCAGGGGATGCGCGGCCCCTCCAGGCGGTCGGGGAAGCCCTCGCCGTCCACCCGCTCGTGGTGCGAGCGGACGATCGAGAGCACCAGCGGGTTCTCGCGCACCAGCGGCGAGAGGATCCGCTCGCCCAGCACCGTGTGGGCGCTGATCGAGGTGAACTCCTCGGACGTGAGCGGCCCCGGTTTCCGCAGGATGGCCTCGGGGGTGCCGATCTTGCCGATGTCGTGCAGCGCGGCGCCCAGCCGGATGTCCTCCAGCGCCTGGCCCGAGAACCCCATCCGCGCCGCCAGCCGCTCGGCATAGTGGCTCACCCGGGTGGAGTGCCCGCGGGTGTAGGGGTCCTTGGCGTCGAGGGCATGGACCAGGGTCTGCACCCCCTCGAGGAACATCTCCTTGATCCGCACCGCCTGCTGGTCGACCAGCCGCTCCAGGTTCTGCTGGTAGAACCGGTTCTGCAGCTGCAGCTCCCGCTTCTCGAGGGCGCGGCGGATGCGGGAGTGGATCTCGCCCAGCAGGGCGGGCTTGGTGATGTAGTCGAGCGCCCCGGCCTGCAGGCAGGCCACGGCGGTTTCCGCCTCGCGAATGCCGGAGAGCATCACCACCGCCATGTCCGGGTAGCGCTTGCGCGCCTCGCGCAGCAGGCCCAGGCCGTCGAGGCCGGGCATGGACACGTCGGAGACCAGGAGCGGGAGCTCGCCGGTCTGGTCGAGGATGGTGAGCGCCTCGAGGCCGGAGCCCGCCTCGAGACAGGCCAGTCCCAGCCCCTCGAGCACGTGGGCCATGGCGCGCCGCAGGTCGGGGTCGTCGTCGGCGAGCAGGCACAACGCCGGCCCGCTGCCGGGAGGCATGGCGGGTTCCGGCGGGGGCGGCGCGGGCGGCGCCGCCCCCCGGCGGCGCGACGGCGGCAAGGGAGGCACCCTTGAGTTTCGCAGCACACGGCACCGCCGGGCGGTGACGACGGTCACGCCCGGCGGTTCATGATGCCACCCCGGCGGCTCACACGGTCAGCGGCAGCTGGCCCGGGTCGGGGAAGGCGGCGAGGAAGGCGCGGACCACGTCGGGATCGAAGTGGGTGCCGACGCAGCGCTCCAGCTCCTCCATGGCGGCCTGCGGCGTCCGGGAGGCCCGGTAGGCGCGGTTGGTGGTCATGGCGTCGAAGGCATCCACCACGCAGACGATGCGTGCCTCGAACGGGATGTCGCCGCCGGCCAGGCGGTCGGGGAAGCCGCGCCCGTCCATTCGTTCGTGGTGGTTGCGCACGATGCGCAGTACCGTCGGGTTCTCGCGCGCCAGCGGGGCCAGGATCTTCTCGCCGAGCATGGTGTGCTCGGTGATGTGCAGGAACTCCTCGTCGGTCAGCGGCCCCGGCTTGTTGAGCACCGCCTCGCGGGTGCCGATCTTGCCGATGTCGTGCAGTTCCCCGCCCAGCCGGATCTCCTCGAGCTTCTCGCCGGTGAAGCCGAGGCGCACCGCGGTCTGCACCGCGTAGCGGCTCACCCGGATGGAATGGCCGCTGGTGTAGGCATCCTTCGCTTCCAGCGCCTGGGCCAGGGTCTGCACCCCCTGCAGGAACAGCTCCTTGATGCGGTTGGCCTGCACCCGCACCCGGAGCTCGAGGTTGCGCTGGTAGAATCGCCGCTGCAGCAGCAGGTCGCGCTTCTCGAGGGCCTTGGCCACGCGGGCCCGCACCTCCTCCAGCAGCGCCGGCTTGGCGATGTAGTCGAGCGCGCCCTTGTCGAGGCAGGCCACCGCGATCTTCACGTCGGCCACGCCGGAGAGCATCAGGACGGCGGTATCGGGGTAGCGCCGGGTGATCTCCTCGAGCAGCTCCATGCCGGAGATGCCGGGCATGTTCACGTCGCTGATCACCAGCGGCACCTCGCCCTGCTCCGCGAGGAGCCGGAGGGCGGCCGCGCCGTCGGCGGCCTCGAGCGGCGCCAGCCCCAGCAGCTGGGTGACCTTGGCGATCGCGGAGCGGACCGGGGCATCATCGTCGACCACGAGGCAGCGGGGCGCGAGGGCGCGCGGCTCCAGGGCGGCAGCGACCTGATCGAGCATCAGCTGGCCCCTCCCCGCCCGGGCGACGCTTGCTGCCCCCGGAGCGGGCGGGTAACCTTCGCCCGACCCGAACCCGGTTCCGCATGACTCAGCTTCGCGAAGACGATGCGCGGCATGGCTTTGCCACCCGCGCGGTGCACGCCGGCCAGGCCCCCGATCCGCTCTCCGGCGCGGTGATGACGCCCATCTACCAGACGTCCACCTACGTCCAGGAGGGGCTGGGCCGGCACAAGGGGTACGAGTACGCCCGCACCCAGAATCCCACCCGCGAGGCGCTGGAGCGGTGCGTGGCCAGCCTCGAGGGCGGCACGCACGGCTTTGCCTTCGGCTCCGGGCTCGCGGCGCTCGACACCATCCTCAAGCTGCTCTCGAGCGGCGACCACGTGGTCTGCGGCGAGAACGTCTACGGCGGCTCGCACCGGCTGATGGAGCGGGTCTACGGCCGGTTCGGCCTGACGTTCACCTTCGTGGACATGCGCGACCCGGACCGGGTGGCCAGCGCCATCACCCCGGCCACCCGGCTGGTGTACGGCGAGACCCCCACCAACCCGATGATGTTCCTCGCGGACCTCGAGGCCATCGGCCACATCACCCAGGCGCGCGGGCTGCTCTTCGCGGTGGACAATACCTTCGCCACGCCGTACTTCCAGCAGCCGCTGGCGCTGGGCGCCGACCTCGTGCTCCACTCCACCACCAAGTACCTCAACGGCCACAGCGACATGGTGGGCGGCATGCTGGTTACCGCCCGCGACGACCTGGCCGAGCGGATCGGCTTCCTGCAGAACGCCGCCGGCGGGGTGCCCGGTCCCATGGACTGCTGGCTCTGCCTCCGCGGCCTCAAGACCCTCCCGCTCCGCATGCGCCAGCACGACGCCAACGGCCGCGAGCTCGCGGCCTGGCTGGTGAAGCATCCACAGGTACGGAAGGTCTACTACCCGGGGCTCCCCGACCATCCGCAGCACGCGCTCGCCTGCCGGCAGATGCGGGGTTTCGGCGGGATGATCTCGATCGAGCTGGGCGATCCGGCGCTGGCCCGCCGGGTGGTCGAACGCACCCGGGTCTTTGCGCTGGCCGAATCCCTCGGCGGCGTCGAGAGCCTCATCGGCCACCCGGCGAGCATGACCCACGCCTCCGTCCCCCTCGCGCTGCGACAGGCCATGGGCCTGACCGACAGCCTGGTGCGGCTGAGCTGCGGCGTGGAAGAAGCCGAGGATCTGATGGCGGATCTGGAGCAGGCGCTGGGGTAGGCGGCTCGGCGACCCGGCGGCCTGGCCCTGCGACGTCCCCGCCGGGCCGTCAGGCCGCCACACCGCCGCGCCACTGAGTTGTCTCATCCTGAAACCACCTATCGTTCGAGGCGTACGGACCTCGTCCCATACCACGAGCCGCTCATGTCGATGCCAGCGCCACGCCCTCGTCGCACGTTTCCTGATATTGCCCCGGTCAGCTGGGAGCATCCCGCCGACCGCGCCGCGCTGCAGACCCTGCGCTCGGTCCCGGGGTTCGAGGAGATCACCCGGAAAATCCTGGCGTTCCTTGGGGGGGAGCGGGGCATCCGACTGCTGTTCCAGGCCAACGCCATCCGGGTGGGACCCACCCAGTTCCCGAAGCTCTGGACCACCCACGTCGAAGTCTGCACGACCTTCGACTGGCCGACGGTCCCTGAGCTCTATGTCTCGCAGACGCCGGTATTTAACGCCGGCGCCTATGGCGTGGACTCCCCATTTATCGTCCTCCACTCCGCCGCACTTGAATTGCTGGACGACGACGAGGTCCGGGTGCTGCTGGCCCACGAAATGGGCCACGTCATGAGCGGCCACGCCTTCTACCGGACCATTGCCGCGATCCTGTTCCTGGTGAGCGCCTCCGCGCTCCCCAGCCTGGCCGGCCTGGCCCTGATCCCGGTGAAGCTGGCGTTCCTGGAGTGGTCCCGGAAATCGGAGCTCTCGAGCGACCGCGCCGGCCTGCTGGGCAGCCAGGACCCGATCGCCGCGCAGAGCCTCTTCATGAAGATGGCCGGCGGGGTGCGCCCGGGATTGCACGAGGGCCAGCTCGACCTCGACAGCTTCATGGCCCAGGCCCACGAGTACGCCACCAGCAACGAGGGGCTGGACGTGCTCTACAAGGTGCTGAGCACCCTGATGGTGACCCACCCGATGCACACCGTCCGCGCGGCGGAGCTGCAGCGCTGGATCGGCCAGGGGGAATACGACCGCATCGTCCGGGGCGAGTACACCCGGCGCGGGGCGGAGTCGCAGGAGCGGCCGCTGCGGGATGAGGTGAACGCGGCGAAGGACTACTACGCGCAGGAAGCGCGGGAGACGATCGGCCAGGTGGTGGACGCCGCGAAGAAGGCGGCCGAGCGCGCCAAGGACGCCTTCCGGAAGGCCCAGCAGACGTGAAGATCCTCGTCGTCGGCGGCGGGGGGCGCGAACACGCGATCGCGTGGGCCCTCCACCGCGAAGCCCCGGGGGCCCAGCTCTTCGCCGCCCCGGGCAACCCCGGCACCGCGCAGGTCGCCACCAATCTCCCCATCGCCGCCACCGATCTCGACCGCCTCGTCGCGGCCGTGGTGGCGCACGGCATCACCTTCACCATCGTCGGGCCGGAGGCGCCGCTCGCCATGGGGCTGGCCAACCGGCTGCGCGCCACGGGACATCCGGTGTTCGGCCCCGACCAGGCCGCGGCCGAGATCGAGGCCTCCAAGGCCTTCTCCAAGGCGGTGATGGAGCGCGCCGGCGTCCCGACCGCGCGGAGCCGGACCCTCACCGACCTGTCGCGCGCGCTGGCCTATATCGACGCCCATCCCGAGCCCCTGGTGGTGAAGGCCTCGGGCCTCGCGGCGGGCAAGGGCGCCATCGTGTGCGCCACCCGCGCCGAAGCACGCGGGGCGGTGACCGCCATGCTGGGCGAGGGGAAGTTCGGCGCGGCCGGGAAGGTGGTGGTCGTCGAGGAGTTCATGCCGGGCGAGGAGCTCTCGCTGCTGGCCATTACCAATGGCACCGGCATCGAGCTGCTCCCCGCGGCGCAGGACCACAAGCGACTCGGCGAGGGTGACACGGGGCCCAACACCGGCGGCATGGGCGCGTATGCACCCGTCGCACTGGCCACCCCGGCGCTGCTCGAGCGGGCGCGGCGCGAGGTGCTCGCGCCCACGCTGCGCCAGCTCGCCGCGGAGGGGGCGCCCTACAACGGCGTGCTGTACGCCGGACTCATGGTGGGTGCCGACGGCGGCCTCCGCGTGGTGGAGTTCAACTGCCGCCTCGGCGACCCGGAGACGCAGGTGGTGCTGCCGCTGGTGGACGGCGGCCTGCTCGAGTGCCTGCACCGGGTGGCCCGCGGTGAGGCCCCAAGCCCGCTCCGCGTCGGGTCCGGCGCGGCGGTGACCACGGTGCTGGCGGCGCGCGGCTATCCCGACGACCCGGAGAAGGGCGCCGCCATCGAGATCCCGGCGACCCTGCCGCCGGGCGTGACGGTGTTCCACGCCGGGACCACCCGCGACCCCGCGGGCGTGCTGCGTGCCAGCGGCGGCCGGGTGCTCAACGTGACGGCGGTGGCCCCGACGTTCGCGGAAGCCCAGGCGCTGAGCCGCGCGGGCGCCGCCGCGATTCGCTACGATGGGAAGGTATTCCGGGGTGATATCGGCTGGCGGGAGGCGGCGCGGCGGAAAGTGTGACGTGGCTCCTAGGGAATGCGGGGAGGCGATGCGAGGTTGCGGGCTCGACCTGCGGTCCCCTCTCGACCCTCCCTCCGTCTGGAGCGACGTGATGCGCCACATCCTCCTTCTCCCCGCGGCCGCCCTCGTGGCCATGTCCCTCGTTTCCGCCTGCGGCGGCGGCGACAGCAACGGGCCCGGCAATCCACCCGCCGCCGACGTTGCGATCGTTTCCGGCGCGGCCACCAAGGGCTTTCAGGCCTACAACCCCGACACCCTGCAGGTGAGCCTCGCCGCCGGCGGGACCGTCACGTGGCGGAACGACGACGGCGCGGGACACACCGTCACCGACACCACCGCCGCCAACGCCTTCAATGTGACGTTCAGCTCCCGGAACGACACCGCCTCGGTGGTGTTCGCCGCCACCGGCGAATTCCCGTACAAGTGCAGCATCCACCCCGGCATGCGCGGGCTGGTCATTGTGAATCCGTAGCCCGGAGACCATGCAGCCCCGCCTCGGCGAGGGTGCGCGGCGCGGCGCGGTCCATGGGAGTTCCCAATCCCCATCTTGGGAAACTCCCATCGGGTCGTGACCGGTTGGGATAAGCCAAGGCGGGCGCCATTCGGCGCCGGCGTCGTAACTCCTTCCACCGCAAGTTCTTCCAAACAAGGCGCGGCCCCTCGCGGCCGCGGCCCGCCCCCTGCCTTTCCCTCGGTCCGTCCGCAGGCCACCAGACGGATTCACCGATGGAGGGAACCGTGGCGAACCCCACCCCAGATTCCGCGCTGTTCGAGGAGCTGCTCACCCCGGTGCTTGCACCCGCCTACCGGACCGCGCGCCACTTCACCGGCAACGCCGCGGACGCGGAGGATGCGGTGCAGCAGGCATCCCTCCTGGCCTGGCGGGCGTTCGGCCGCTTCGAGGCAGGGACCAACTTCCGCGCCTGGTTCCTCCGGATCGTCACGAACGTGTGCCGCTCGGAGTATCGCCGGGTCCGTCGGGCGCCGAATCGGCTCTCCCTCGACGACCCGGACATGGGCGACGCGGTGCTGGGCGCCGCCGTGGCGGAGGACCTGGGCCCGGTGCCGGCCGACGTGGCGTACATCTCCGAGCTCGACACCCGCGAGATCGCCGACGCGCTGGCCCGGCTGCCGGAGGAGTATCGCACGGTGTGCACGCTCTATTTCATGGAGGAGCTGGCGTACCAGGAAATCGCGGAGATCATCGGCCGCCCGGTGGGCACGGTGCGGTCCCGGCTGCACCGCGGCCGGCGCCTGCTCAAGCAGGCGCTGCTCGCGCTCGCGGTGGAACGCGGGCTGGTCAGCGAGCCGGTGGGTGGCGTGGAGAGGGAGGAGGAGGAGGTTGGGGTGCTCGTTGCGTAAGGCGAGGCGTGGCGACCGCGGGGGTCAGTCGGCCGGGAGCTCCACGGCCCAGGCGTCCGCGCGGGCATCACGCAGGTTGAGGAGCACCGTGCCGCGCCGCGGGTCCACATCGAGGATCTCCGACCCCCGGGGAAAGGCCGCCACCACCGTGGGCTCGCCGCCGTCGCCGGGCGCGAGCCAGAGCTGCGCGCTATCGGCCGGCGCCCCCATCGGCGTGAAGTAGACATCGCGACCCTCGCGCCCGAGGTGCAGCAGGCGCATGGCCCCGCGTTGCATCAGGCGGGACCTCCCGGTGGCCAGGTCGAGGTGCGTGATGCCCCAGTTGCCATCCCCGAAGTTCTGGTAGAAGCGCAGCGTCCGACCATCGGGGGCCGCCAGCGGGAAGAAGATCCATGAGAGCGTGTCGACTCCCGGCAAGAGGCTCGGCGGTCCTCCCTCGAGCGGGACACGCCAGAGGCCGCGATTCCCCTCCCCGGTGACCAGCAGCAGTGAGTCGCCCAGCCACCCCAGCGAGGCACCCGGCCGGATCCCCGCGTATGACCGGCGCTCGCCACCATCCGCCGGGAAGATCTCGACCCCGGTCTGCCGGGACTCCTCACCCACCGCCGCCGCGATGTGCCGTCCATCCGGCGACCACGCAACGGCCAGGATGGCGGCCCGGACCGCGATGGCCCGTGGCGCACCGCCGCCGACGGGCTGGAGCTCGAGGCTCATGCCGTCCGACCGGTCGCGCACGTAGGCGATGGTCTGGCCGTCCGGCGAGAGCCTGGCGGTCCGGTAGAGGGCGGACCCCATGGTGATGAGCCGCTCCATGGCCGGCATGGCCCGTCCCGCCAGGGTCACCAGGGCAAGGTTGGACCAGCGGTCCCGGCGCACATAGACCACTCGCCGCCCGTCCCCCGAGACTGCCAGCTGGCGGATGTACTCCGGCTCGGCCGACAGCCCCGCCGCCACCAGGACGGCGGGGCCATCGGCGCGCCCCCGCCCGGACAGCCGCACCATCATGAGGTCGCTGAGCGCCCCGGAGCTCCGGAGGTAGTAGAGGCGCCGTCCGTCGGGCGCCCAGGCCGGCATCCCGATCGGGACCGAATCCTCGAGCACGATGATGGGAGCGAGGTCCGGCGGGGCGCACACCAGCAGGTGGTACCGGCGTTCCGCCGGGGCTGCGGCCGCGAACGCTACCCGCGGTCCCACCGGGCTGAGGACGGGGTCGCTGTGCCAGAGGTATCCCGAAAGGTCGCGATGGAGGGTGTCGCCGGTGGCGCGCCCGATGAGCAGGAGGCGGGTCCCACCTCCGGGGTACTGTGCCAGCCACTGCCCATCGGGCGTCAGGGCGGTCCCGTCGAGGAACCCGAGCCGTCGGCTGCCCCCGCCCAGTCGCGGCACGGTGTAGTGTC encodes:
- a CDS encoding M48 family metallopeptidase, which gives rise to MPAPRPRRTFPDIAPVSWEHPADRAALQTLRSVPGFEEITRKILAFLGGERGIRLLFQANAIRVGPTQFPKLWTTHVEVCTTFDWPTVPELYVSQTPVFNAGAYGVDSPFIVLHSAALELLDDDEVRVLLAHEMGHVMSGHAFYRTIAAILFLVSASALPSLAGLALIPVKLAFLEWSRKSELSSDRAGLLGSQDPIAAQSLFMKMAGGVRPGLHEGQLDLDSFMAQAHEYATSNEGLDVLYKVLSTLMVTHPMHTVRAAELQRWIGQGEYDRIVRGEYTRRGAESQERPLRDEVNAAKDYYAQEARETIGQVVDAAKKAAERAKDAFRKAQQT
- the purD gene encoding phosphoribosylamine--glycine ligase, with translation MKILVVGGGGREHAIAWALHREAPGAQLFAAPGNPGTAQVATNLPIAATDLDRLVAAVVAHGITFTIVGPEAPLAMGLANRLRATGHPVFGPDQAAAEIEASKAFSKAVMERAGVPTARSRTLTDLSRALAYIDAHPEPLVVKASGLAAGKGAIVCATRAEARGAVTAMLGEGKFGAAGKVVVVEEFMPGEELSLLAITNGTGIELLPAAQDHKRLGEGDTGPNTGGMGAYAPVALATPALLERARREVLAPTLRQLAAEGAPYNGVLYAGLMVGADGGLRVVEFNCRLGDPETQVVLPLVDGGLLECLHRVARGEAPSPLRVGSGAAVTTVLAARGYPDDPEKGAAIEIPATLPPGVTVFHAGTTRDPAGVLRASGGRVLNVTAVAPTFAEAQALSRAGAAAIRYDGKVFRGDIGWREAARRKV
- a CDS encoding response regulator, producing the protein MLDQVAAALEPRALAPRCLVVDDDAPVRSAIAKVTQLLGLAPLEAADGAAALRLLAEQGEVPLVISDVNMPGISGMELLEEITRRYPDTAVLMLSGVADVKIAVACLDKGALDYIAKPALLEEVRARVAKALEKRDLLLQRRFYQRNLELRVRVQANRIKELFLQGVQTLAQALEAKDAYTSGHSIRVSRYAVQTAVRLGFTGEKLEEIRLGGELHDIGKIGTREAVLNKPGPLTDEEFLHITEHTMLGEKILAPLARENPTVLRIVRNHHERMDGRGFPDRLAGGDIPFEARIVCVVDAFDAMTTNRAYRASRTPQAAMEELERCVGTHFDPDVVRAFLAAFPDPGQLPLTV
- the glmM gene encoding phosphoglucosamine mutase → MSDTLMISVSGMRGIVGKDLTPELVARHAAALGAWARASGKPLVVLGRDARTSGPMFARAATAGLMSVGVDVIDVGIAPTPTVQLAVEHHHAGAGLILTASHNPIEWNALKLVGPDGVFLDGEDGARVRALAEAGPPRAGWEGVGAVREDPGAIARHLAQVLALPMIDVAAIRARHFVVALDCVRGAGGTTMPALLEQLGCRVHAIHTEVDGRFPRPPEPLPENLGDLSRLVRESGAAIGLAVDPDVDRLALVDETGAPIGEDYTLALAVRAMLSHSAAPSGGRAGQPTVVANLSTSLVVEDAARMGGARFVRAPVGEANVARTIRDEGALIGGEGNGGVILPSLHIGRDAPVGVALILHLLAATGQSVASLVGGQPRYRIVKAKAPRGNDLAPVYARLKARFSDAVPDSRDGLRLAWSDRWVHVRPSGTEPIVRFIAEAPTDADAQALVSVCRELFSS
- a CDS encoding response regulator, which translates into the protein MPPGSGPALCLLADDDPDLRRAMAHVLEGLGLACLEAGSGLEALTILDQTGELPLLVSDVSMPGLDGLGLLREARKRYPDMAVVMLSGIREAETAVACLQAGALDYITKPALLGEIHSRIRRALEKRELQLQNRFYQQNLERLVDQQAVRIKEMFLEGVQTLVHALDAKDPYTRGHSTRVSHYAERLAARMGFSGQALEDIRLGAALHDIGKIGTPEAILRKPGPLTSEEFTSISAHTVLGERILSPLVRENPLVLSIVRSHHERVDGEGFPDRLEGPRIPWAARIVAVADAYDAMTTDRSYRSSLSPETALAELDSHAGSHFDAEVVAAFRLEFPPAAAAPLIG
- the glmS gene encoding glutamine--fructose-6-phosphate transaminase (isomerizing); protein product: MCGIVGYVGPRQAVALLIEGLRRLEYRGYDSSGIAVLNGSGLVVLKQSGKLSALEQQLAEYTPKGTIGIGHTRWATHGPPTATNAHPHLDQSGKIALIHNGIIENAGAIKQVLLQRGHVFKSETDTEVLAHLVGECYRGNLEEAVAEALREVDGAYGIAVLSQDEPDVLVAARKGSPLLVGVGDGEWFVASDASAILSHTRSVVYLDDGEMVVLTREGYHVRDLAATRIEKPVNQIEWDLATIERGGYNHFMLKEIFEQPDTVRNTMRGHLLEEEGTARVSGLNLTDDDIKRINRIVITACGTSWHSGLIGEYMLEELARIPVEVEYASEFRYRNPVVDDRTLVIGISQSGETADTLAAIREAKRRGARTIGLVNSVGSTIAREVDGGIYLHAGPEVGVASTKAFTSQVIALALITLRFGRLRNLSILQGRQIIQGLKALPEQIQQILDRHEEVEALAERFWRSNNALYLGRGVNFPVALEGALKLKEISYIHAEGYPAAEMKHGPIALIDENMPVVFIAPKDAVHGKIVSNVEEVRARGGQVIAIKNEGDDQIKRLAAATFTIPDTLDLLTPILTIIPLQLFSYYVAVRRGCNVDQPRNLAKSVTVE
- a CDS encoding cystathionine gamma-synthase; protein product: MTQLREDDARHGFATRAVHAGQAPDPLSGAVMTPIYQTSTYVQEGLGRHKGYEYARTQNPTREALERCVASLEGGTHGFAFGSGLAALDTILKLLSSGDHVVCGENVYGGSHRLMERVYGRFGLTFTFVDMRDPDRVASAITPATRLVYGETPTNPMMFLADLEAIGHITQARGLLFAVDNTFATPYFQQPLALGADLVLHSTTKYLNGHSDMVGGMLVTARDDLAERIGFLQNAAGGVPGPMDCWLCLRGLKTLPLRMRQHDANGRELAAWLVKHPQVRKVYYPGLPDHPQHALACRQMRGFGGMISIELGDPALARRVVERTRVFALAESLGGVESLIGHPASMTHASVPLALRQAMGLTDSLVRLSCGVEEAEDLMADLEQALG